A segment of the Lolium perenne isolate Kyuss_39 chromosome 3, Kyuss_2.0, whole genome shotgun sequence genome:
GTAGTATGATCTGCAGGCTTACCTAGCTATTTTGGTTATTATCTTTACTTCAGTTTCTCGCCATCCATGTTGACTGCAATTCCTGTCATGGTCACGGTAGATTATAGGTTATGTTCTATTTGTTTTAGTTCAGTGCTGACCGTGTTGATTGCGATTCTTATCACCGTCTCTCTAGATTTCACTTTCAGTGTACATGATCTGAGTTCGTATGGACTAGTGTAGTGGGGGGGTTGAATTAGTTTTCGTAATTCACTTGTCTTGCATAAGGATTTGCATCTGCCTTCGCTGCCATCAGAACTCTGTAGTTTTTGGTCTTGTGACATCTTTACTGTTTTCTTATTGCTGTAGTATGGCTGGACTGAATGTTAGCAGTTAAAAAATGTCGTTTTCTTGTGAGTTGTGACTTCACAGCTTGCATGCTTCTGTCTCCTGCTGTTTAAAGTGATGTACTGTTAAATTCGCTGCATGGTTTTATCTCTTTGTATGAGATGAGGAGGTGTACTGGCTGTTTTCCTCAACTGTTCCACATTTCCACTCCATTCAAAAGGTTCTATGCTAGTACAGTTTGAGTGCTATGTTTGCAAGGAATGTTATTTACCTTTGTCTTGTTACTGTACACCTCGCATGCTAGCCATACCAAACCATCTATGTTCTGCTATTTAAAATGATGAATTGTTAAATGCTCTGAATGGTTTTATGTCTTTCTCTGTTATGACAAGGGGTACTGGTTGCTTTGCTGAACTGGTCAACTCAAACACTGAGTCGAGTTTATGGGGGCAATGAATCGGTTGTCTAGTGATTTCCTGGTCATTTGAGTTGGGTTCCAACATAAACGCAAGGATTTACTTATATTCCTTAAATCCTGCTTAAAAAACCAAGCTGGTGTCTTTAGATGTAATAGGAAAGAAGGTATATAGGGTCTAAAGGTGTGTGAAATCAGTAATGTAATCTTCAAGTACTTCCCGAAGGTTGAGTAATTCAAGCAACTTGTTCTTTCTTGGCTTGGTATCTATACCATGAATTAGTATGATTTAGTCTAAATAAGTGGTGCACAATCACTATCAGAGGGGAAACATGAGGGTATGAAGGAATTCAAGCAACTTGCTGTGTCTTTGCTTGGTATCTATTCCATGAGTTGTCATGATTTAGTCTAAGTGGTGCACACTGAGAGGGGAAACATGAGGGTTGGAAAATAATTAGTTTCTggcatgcttgtcttggagcgaaCACTACTATTTTACTTCTGATTTTACTGTGAGCAACTTTCCTGTTCATTTTACGAGTGGTGTACAGAACCTCATTTTCTCCATGCTAAACAGGTTGAGGAGATCCCAGAGAACTTCCCTTTCAAAATCACCGACAAGAAGGGGCTCAACGAGATCACTCTCACAAGAACTTACCAGGGCGAGAAGATCGAGGTGTTGGTCTCCATGCCCAGCCTAGTCACCGGAGACGAGGCGGAACATGACCATGACAAGGATGACAAAGAGAAAGACGATGATCAGGAAGATGGCGAGAAGGCCCCGAAGTCCACCATCCCCCTCACAGTAACCGTCTCCAAGAGCGACGGCCCAAGCCTCGAGTTCACCTGCACGGCTTACCCTGACGAGATCCTGATCGACACCCTGTCCGTGAAGCAGCCTGCAGAGAACGATGATGAGGAGCTGATCGCATATGAGGGCCCCGATTTCAAGTAAGAACACAAAATCATGGCTTAGCCATTTTAATTTCCCAGCTAACAACTACTTGCTCATGCTATAACCAAACTTTTTGaggttgtacacttccttgtcttCACTTTCCTGATTAACCGAACACACTACTGATTGATTAAGAATTGCTTTGCTGACGCTGTGTACCCCACTTGGTCTGTCTTGTGCAGCGACCTCGACGAGAACCTTCAGAGGGCGTTCCATAAGTACCTGGAGCTGCGTGGAATCTCGCCCTTGACCACTAACTTCCTGCACGAGTACATGATCAACAAGGACAGCCGGGAGTACCTCTTCTGGCTGAACAAGCTCAAGGACTTCGTCAAGCAGTAGAGAGATAGTTAGAACTACTGTCCCCTAGCATAAGATGAGCCAATGAATGTGCTTTGCACATTCTGTTTTGAGACCTCTGAACTATGTTCTAGAGAGTATACGTGCACCAATGTGTGCACATCTCAATTTATCCTAGCGTGATGTTAGAATTTAGAGAGGTTCATAGGCAATACTTGTTGAGTAGTATGCTCTTTCTGAATAAATAATTATTCTCTACGAGATATTTGTGCACTATACTGTTTGCTTTGCTATTTTCCTAGCTCGTGCTTTAGTTTACTCTTCTTCAGCATGTACTTGAAATATATTTGTGGTATTACGATGGCATGGCAACGCGCGAATGTGTGTATGGCATTGAGGTGGACTTTCCTCATGCCTTGTTTTTGCTGATCACTGTGATCAATTTTATACAGGAGATTGTAAAACTAAATGGCTATATATAGTGGCGCGAGGACGAAAAGATGACGGGAAAAAACGCTGGGAAGAAATTGACAGGGAGGAAAAGAAGGaaaatttgggggggggggggggcagaggTTTTTTAGGTCCTCAACCGTGTTATTTTATCAAAGATACAATGTCGGTTCCCTCCGGTGTGCCTCGTAGCGTCCGTTCTTGCGAAAAGATTTGAGCATAATTcactaaaaaaaagaaaaatggaGAACCTTTGTGAGGCGTCATTTTAGGTGACCTGGTTGCGTATAAAAATTACCAACTTGGAATACAACAGTTATTTCAGAAAACCATTCACAAAATGAGCTACCTCCTACGAGGTTCTATGGATTTTAGGGCAAATTAACGAGCCAGGTCGTGACCTTAGGCATGACATAGTTTGCCGGAACGAGCCCATATTGCGCACACGCATGGGCCTTGGGATGGGAAGCAATGTTGGATTTATGAGTTATCCTTTTCTAGCCACATAAAacccatttttttttatttttttagcgCCGAAACGGGCTATTTTTGTGAAGCATCTACAAGAAATGCAATCTGCAATGGTACAAAACCTATGCACAAAATTAGAAGACCACTTCCGCACTAAGGTTCACATACCTGCTACGTGCGTTAGCTTTCCGGGAATTCATGGTATTTTATAAGGTGTCCTGCCGATTTCGCTGGAAGCGGGCCAAATTTGAACTAAGCGTCTACTTTCGCTTGTTTCAgtttttttgtaaaaatcattttgAGGTCCAGATTGTGTTGTTTTATCAAAGATACAATGTCGGTTTCATATGGTTCTCTCCGGTGTGCCACTCAACGCCCGTTCTTGCGAAAAGTCATTCCGGCGGGTCCCAATTTTAGCACAACTCCCTCaaagaaaatcagaaaaatggagaaCCTTCGCGAGGCGTCGTTTTAGGTGACCTAGTTGCGAGGAAAAAATACAAACTTGAAATATGTTAGTTAATctgaaaaacccttcacaaaatgagctacCTCCTACAAGGTTCTGTGGCATTTAGGGCAAATGAGTTATAGCGGGAAACGGCCATACGGGGTCGGCGGTGGCGGGGAGAGGAGTTGTGGCAGCGGGAACCGGTGCAGGACAAGTGGGTTGTGAATTCTTTGTCCGATACATGGCCG
Coding sequences within it:
- the LOC139830046 gene encoding uncharacterized protein At2g39795, mitochondrial-like, which gives rise to MALLAAARRAATSSLPLLRASTASRGAAQLSCSFYEWCTEPHFLHAKQVEEIPENFPFKITDKKGLNEITLTRTYQGEKIEVLVSMPSLVTGDEAEHDHDKDDKEKDDDQEDGEKAPKSTIPLTVTVSKSDGPSLEFTCTAYPDEILIDTLSVKQPAENDDEELIAYEGPDFNDLDENLQRAFHKYLELRGISPLTTNFLHEYMINKDSREYLFWLNKLKDFVKQ